A segment of the Streptomyces sp. NBC_01235 genome:
GTCCGCCCTCCGGGCCGAGCGGCAGCGCGGCGAGCGGGGTGTCGGCGGCGAGCCAGAGGGGGCGGTCGGTGCGCACGGCGCGAGCCGGGGGTGAGTCACCGGACAGAGGCAGGCGCTCCGGCGGCGCCGAACCGGAAGGATTGCCTCCGGACGTGTCCACCAGCCGAAGCTCTTCATTGCCGGCGTCGGGTGCGTAGACCGCTGCCAGTGTCGCTCCGGCGAAGGTCAGGGCCCGATCGAGGCATGTCCGCAACGTACCTCCCGTCCTGCCGCAGGTGCCGACAGGTTGAGATCGAGGCACCTACCCACCAGAATCGCATATAAGGATCAACCGAACACATCCACCACATATCCACCTTATTGTCGTCTACGGCAGGTATCACCCATGAAGGCCTGCATTCGGGACACGGCCGCCACCGTGACCGCGGTCTCCGCCGCAGTCGTGCTGGCGGCCTGCGGGGCGGACACCGGGAACGATCCCGACGGGGCGAACGGACCGCGTATCGGTCTGCTCCTGCCGGACGCCACCACGGCACGCTGGGAGGCGCAGGACAGGCCCCTGTTGGAGAAGAGGATCAGGGAACTGTGCGACACCTGCGCGGTCGAGCACGCCAACGCCAAGGGCGACGTGGCCCTCCAGCAGGAACAGATGGAGTCGATGATCACCAAGGGTGTCGACGTGATCGTGCTGGTGGCCGTGGACGCCAGGTCGCTTCGCCCCACGGTCGTCAAGGCCCACGGGGCGGACATCCCCGTCATCGCCTACGACCGGCTCGCCGAGGGCCCGATCTCGGGGTACGTCTCCTTCGACGGCGTGGAGGTCGGCCGGCTCCAGGGCCGGGCGCTGCTGCAGGCGATGGGCGACAAGGTGCCGGGCGCCGAGATCGTCATGATGAACGGCGACCCCAGCGACCCGAACGCGAAGTCGTTCAAGGAGGGCGCGCTGTCCGTGCTCGCCGGGAAGGTGAAGATCGGCAAGGCCTACGACACCCCCCAGTGGCGGGCCGAGACCGCGCACATGAACATGTCCGGGGCCCTCGCGGCCCTCGGCGCGGACTCGATCGACGGGGTCTACGCGGCCAACGACGGCCTCGCCGGCGGGAGCATCTCCGCCCTCAAGGCGAACAAGGTCACCCCGCTGCCTCCGGTCACCGGGCAGGACGCCGAGCTCCCGGCCCTGCGGCGCATCGTCGTCGGCGACCAGTACATGACCGTCTTCAAGCCGTTCGGGCCCGAGGCCGCCGCGGGCGGCGCCATGGCGGTGGCCGCGGCCCGCGGGCAGAGCCTGGGGAAGGTGGCCACGGGCCAGGTGCCGACGCGCGGCGGGGAGGCGGTCGCCGCGGTCCTGCTCACCCCCGTCTCGGTGACCGTCGGCAACATCCGGGACACGGTGGTGAAGGACGGCCTGCACACCGTCCAGCAGATCTGCACCCCCCAGCTCCGGGCCGCCTGCGCGAAGGCCGGGCTGACCTGACGGCGTGACGACCGGACGCCGCATCGACCTGACCCCCCGAGAAGGAGTTGGTTTCCGTGCCGGATCCCCCGTTGCTGGCGTTGCGCGGTGTGTGCAAGCGCTTCGGCGTCGTCGAGGTCCTCACGGACATCGAGCTGGAGATCCACTCCGGGCAGGTCGTCGCCCTCCTCGGGGACAACGGCGCGGGCAAGTCCACTCTGGTCAAGGTGATCTCCGGGGTCGCCCCCGCCGAGAAGGGCGTCATCGAGTGGAAGGGCCGGCCGGTCCACATCAGACGCCCGCACGACGCCCGGGACCTCGGCATCGCCGCCGTCTTCCAGGACCTGGCGCTGTGCGGGAACCTCGACGTCGTCGGGAACCTGTTCCTCGGGCGGGAGATCGGCAGGTTCGGGTTCCTCGACGAGGTGGAGATGGAGCGCCGCACCAGGCAGCTGCTGGAACGCCTGACCAGGCGCCTGCCCGATCTGCGCGGCCCCGTCGTCTCCCTCTCCAGCGGCCAGCGGCAGACGGTCGCCATCGCCCGCTCGCTCCTCGGCGAACCGCGGGTCCTCCTGTTGGACGAACCCACCGCCGCACTGGGCATCGAGCAGACCAACGAGGTCCTTGACCTGGTCGACCGGCTGCGGGACCGCGGTCTGGGCGTGCTGCTCATCAGCCACAACATGGGCGACGTGAAGGCCCTCGCGGACCGCGCCGCGGTGCTGCGCCTGGGCCGCAACAACGGCTTCTTCGACGTGAACACCGCGTCGCAGGAGCAGATCATCTCGTCCATCACCGGCGCCACGGAGAACGTGCCGCGTCGGCCGGCCGGCCGGGAGACGGGGTGGTGACCCCGATGCGAGCCGTCGTGCAGGCCGTGGAAAGCGGCGTCGCGGCCTTCCGGCGCAAGCTGAGCGCCGGGGAGCTGGGTTCGCTGCCCGTCGTGCTCGTCCTGGCCGTCGTCTGGATCACCTTCCAGTCCCTGAACGAGAACTTCCTCTCGCCGCGGAACCTCTCCAACCTCAGCGTGGACATCGTGGGCACGGGGCTGATCGCGGTCGGCATCGTCTTCGTGCTGCTGCTCGGCGAGCTCGACCTGTCCGTCGGCTCGATCAGCGGCCTGGCGGCGGCCGTCTTCGCCGTGCTGAACGTGAACAACGGGGTCCCGGAGTGGCTCGCGCTCATCGTCGCGGTGCTCGCGGGCACCGTCGCGGGAACCGTTCAGGGCTACTCCATCGCCAGAACGCGGGTGCCGGCGTTCGTCGTCACGCTCGCCGGGCTGCTCACCTGGAACGGGCTCATGCTCGCCGTCCTCGGGGACAGTGGCACCGTCAACCTCGACGAGGAGGGGCTGATCGCCAAGCTGACCAGCTACTACTTCACCGATGACGCCGTCGCCTACGCCCTGGCGGCGCTCGCCGCGGGCGCGGTCTTCCTCACGCTGGACCGCGACCGGCGGCGCCGCAGGGCCGTCGGCATGCCGCACCGCTCGCTGCGCGCCATCGTGGTGCGCTCTGTGGGGCTCGCGGTGATCGCGTTCACCGTCGCATATCTGCTCAACCGCTTCCAGGGGCTGCCGCTCGCCCTGCTGATCTTCCTCGTGGTGGTGGCCGGCCTCGACGTCATGCTCCGCCGCACGCGCTACGGACGGCGGATCTACGCCCTCGGCGGCAGCGTCGAGGCGGCCCGCCGCGCCAGCCTCAGCGTGACGGGGGTGCAGACCGCGGTGCTCGCGGTCTCGGGCACGATGGCCGCGATCGGCGGCCTGTTCCTGGCCTCGCGCATCACCTCGGTGAGCCAGAGCTCGGGCTCCGGGGTGCTGCTGGTCAACGCCATCGCGGCGGCCGTGATCGGCGGTACGAGTCTGTTCGGCGGGCGCGGTACGACCTGGTCGGCGGTGCTGGGCATGCTCGTCATCCAGTCGATCGCCTCCGGCATGGCGATCACGGACACTCCCCCGGCCGTCCAGTTCGTGATCACGGGCGGGGTGCTGTTCGCCGCGGTGGTCATCGACTCGCTGTCGCGACGCTCCCAGGAGGCGCACGGACGGGCCTGACGCGGTGCTCGTCGGCCTCCTGCGGCTCGCCCTCCACTCGAGTGTCCCGTAGTGACCGCACAGGCCGAGGACTTTGGTTAAAGTTGCACCACTTTTGAACGCGGCCCCGCCGACGCGTCGTAGTGAGGGGTACCGGCGCGTCACGCGCGAGACGTTCCAGCGGCGATAGGACGACCTTGCCGAACAACTCACCCACGGCGGAGGGACGGAGAAAGTCCCTCACCCGCAACTGGCCAGTGGGCAGGCGGCTCCGTGCCGTCCTGCTGATCCCGGTGCTCGTCGCCCTCGTGCTCGGGGGCGTGCGGGTGAAACGTTCGGTGGACACCTGGCAGGACGCCGACGACGCGGTCCGCGTGGCCGAACTGGTGACGGCGGCGAACAAGTACGCCAGTGACGCGATCAACGAGCGCGATGTGTCGGTCATCCCGCTGGTCAAGGACAAGAAGGCGTCGGACGCGGTCGTTCAGGCCCGGAAGATCACCGACGCGGACGCGAAGGCGTTCGACGCGGCGGTCGCCCGTATGCCGAAGACCGCCGGCCTCCTGCGGCGTGTGCAACTGGTGCGCAGCGGGGAGAAGCAGCTCGCCACCCTGCGGGCCAACGCGTTCACGTCCCGGACGTCCGGGGTGCAGACGGAGGAGAGCTACCACACCGTCCAGCACCCCCTGATGGAGATCTCGAACGAGCTGGGCTTCGGCAGCAGCAACCAGGCGAGCTTCGGCCGGACCCTCTACGCCGTGTCCCTGACGCAGGCGGCCGAGTCCCTGATCCGGTCCATCGGCACGCACCTGCTGGTGGAGGACCGCGCCGGCCTCGCCCAGGGCGAACTCCAGGCCCAGCTCGCCTCCTTCCGCTCATACGCCTATCTCGAACAGGTGGGGCTCCAGGAGTACGCGGGCGCCGGCACCACCGAGGACATGGCACGGCTCCAGAAGGCGCTGGCCGCCGCCCAGGCGCGCGGCAAGGAGCAGACCGCC
Coding sequences within it:
- a CDS encoding ATP-binding cassette domain-containing protein encodes the protein MVSVPDPPLLALRGVCKRFGVVEVLTDIELEIHSGQVVALLGDNGAGKSTLVKVISGVAPAEKGVIEWKGRPVHIRRPHDARDLGIAAVFQDLALCGNLDVVGNLFLGREIGRFGFLDEVEMERRTRQLLERLTRRLPDLRGPVVSLSSGQRQTVAIARSLLGEPRVLLLDEPTAALGIEQTNEVLDLVDRLRDRGLGVLLISHNMGDVKALADRAAVLRLGRNNGFFDVNTASQEQIISSITGATENVPRRPAGRETGW
- a CDS encoding sugar ABC transporter substrate-binding protein, which encodes MKACIRDTAATVTAVSAAVVLAACGADTGNDPDGANGPRIGLLLPDATTARWEAQDRPLLEKRIRELCDTCAVEHANAKGDVALQQEQMESMITKGVDVIVLVAVDARSLRPTVVKAHGADIPVIAYDRLAEGPISGYVSFDGVEVGRLQGRALLQAMGDKVPGAEIVMMNGDPSDPNAKSFKEGALSVLAGKVKIGKAYDTPQWRAETAHMNMSGALAALGADSIDGVYAANDGLAGGSISALKANKVTPLPPVTGQDAELPALRRIVVGDQYMTVFKPFGPEAAAGGAMAVAAARGQSLGKVATGQVPTRGGEAVAAVLLTPVSVTVGNIRDTVVKDGLHTVQQICTPQLRAACAKAGLT
- a CDS encoding sugar ABC transporter permease translates to MRAVVQAVESGVAAFRRKLSAGELGSLPVVLVLAVVWITFQSLNENFLSPRNLSNLSVDIVGTGLIAVGIVFVLLLGELDLSVGSISGLAAAVFAVLNVNNGVPEWLALIVAVLAGTVAGTVQGYSIARTRVPAFVVTLAGLLTWNGLMLAVLGDSGTVNLDEEGLIAKLTSYYFTDDAVAYALAALAAGAVFLTLDRDRRRRRAVGMPHRSLRAIVVRSVGLAVIAFTVAYLLNRFQGLPLALLIFLVVVAGLDVMLRRTRYGRRIYALGGSVEAARRASLSVTGVQTAVLAVSGTMAAIGGLFLASRITSVSQSSGSGVLLVNAIAAAVIGGTSLFGGRGTTWSAVLGMLVIQSIASGMAITDTPPAVQFVITGGVLFAAVVIDSLSRRSQEAHGRA